In Shouchella patagoniensis, the following are encoded in one genomic region:
- a CDS encoding MFS transporter, whose protein sequence is MLNKIGLPRNLIWGYIGLMFFMIGDGIEQAWIVPYLVGEGMSVTNSSLLITVYGVSVTIAAWLSGVFVQTLGPRKAMLLGSITFLIGSIGFIGVGMTTLNLGVMLPFYAIRGFGYPLFAYSFLVWINYSAPLDRRSSAAGWFWFMFSLGLSVLGPFYASITIPVMGHINVLWTGIIFTVVGTVMAIVVNKDKIPTSEITQFSLSELMKAITILKRPVIALGLVVKSINGFAQYGLLLFLPLYLADFGYSTTEWLRMWSTVFTVAIFANVIFGFLGDKWGWRNTIRWVGGFFYAFVLILVYFTPQLVGHNYLVMTSVLSLCGVAMAGYVPLSALFPLLAPDNKGAAMSILNLGAGLSTFIAPAIVALFFQPFGAGTVIFIYSGFYVLSAILTPFLKTPEEQLEQKTLTTKNTA, encoded by the coding sequence ATGCTGAATAAAATTGGATTACCCCGTAATTTAATCTGGGGATATATAGGATTAATGTTTTTCATGATTGGCGACGGAATAGAGCAAGCATGGATAGTTCCTTATCTAGTTGGTGAAGGGATGTCTGTTACCAATTCATCATTGCTTATTACCGTTTATGGGGTATCTGTAACTATTGCAGCATGGCTATCTGGGGTCTTTGTCCAAACACTGGGCCCCAGAAAAGCGATGCTTCTCGGTTCAATTACTTTTTTAATTGGAAGTATTGGATTTATTGGCGTAGGAATGACAACGCTTAATTTAGGTGTTATGCTTCCGTTTTATGCGATTAGAGGGTTTGGTTATCCATTATTTGCCTATTCGTTCCTAGTCTGGATCAATTACAGTGCACCTTTAGATAGAAGAAGTAGTGCTGCAGGCTGGTTTTGGTTCATGTTCTCGTTAGGTTTAAGTGTACTAGGACCCTTCTATGCTTCTATTACAATTCCAGTAATGGGTCATATAAACGTTTTATGGACAGGAATCATTTTTACAGTAGTCGGTACGGTAATGGCAATTGTAGTTAATAAAGATAAGATCCCAACTTCAGAGATTACGCAATTCTCTCTTAGTGAGTTGATGAAAGCGATCACAATATTAAAGCGACCTGTGATTGCATTAGGATTAGTTGTTAAATCAATTAACGGGTTTGCTCAATATGGACTATTACTATTTCTACCTTTATATCTAGCTGATTTCGGATATTCCACTACTGAATGGCTACGCATGTGGTCAACAGTATTCACTGTAGCTATTTTTGCTAATGTTATATTTGGATTCTTAGGTGACAAGTGGGGGTGGAGAAATACGATTAGATGGGTTGGAGGATTCTTCTATGCCTTTGTACTAATTCTTGTATATTTCACCCCACAATTGGTAGGTCATAATTACTTGGTAATGACCTCTGTTTTAAGTCTTTGCGGTGTAGCTATGGCAGGTTATGTACCGTTATCGGCACTATTCCCATTACTTGCTCCAGACAACAAAGGAGCAGCCATGTCTATTCTTAACTTAGGAGCTGGATTAAGTACATTTATTGCTCCTGCCATCGTTGCCTTGTTCTTCCAACCTTTCGGAGCTGGTACGGTTATATTTATCTATTCTGGTTTTTACGTACTAAGTGCAATACTAACTCCATTCCTAAAAACACCTGAGGAGCAGTTAGAACAAAAAACACTTACAACTAAAAATACTGCGTAA
- a CDS encoding spore germination protein, with translation MFIRKSRKKTDQREKNQDSTNGSQKVMDNSTSENLNTIKQRTGNSPDIITRTLKLDDRLDISTAIVYVEGLVDNPTINDFLVEFMENKDECQRKLLGDDALTILSEELVSLGHVKTIKDWDGLFESLLSGDTVIFVDGKSEALIASTKGGERRPVEQPSNEVTIRGSKEGFTESMGTNISLLRRIITNPDLWVEPMKIGTQTKTAVSIMYMNGIADKDIIEEVRNRLKRINIDSILESGYIESLIEDEPLTVFPTIAFTERPDVVAANLLEGRVAIFVNGTPFVLLAPALFIQFFQAPDDYYARFPISSAIRLLRVLMFSLSLIAPSVYVAVTTFHQEMIPTQLLIIIAAQSESVPFPAVVEAIIMEVTFEILREAGIRMPEKISSTISIVGALVIGQGAIQAGIVSPAMVIIVAITAIASLATPSFNMAVAARLIRFGLIISAAIVGFYGILLGLIMLIVHLVSLRSMGVPYLSPLAPFIPANFGDTLIRMPLWKSKERPRLISPENRILQGENQKPQPPRARGMVRADTKEGE, from the coding sequence ATGTTCATTCGTAAAAGCCGAAAGAAAACGGATCAAAGGGAAAAAAATCAAGATTCTACTAACGGTTCACAAAAAGTTATGGACAACTCTACCTCGGAAAATCTGAACACCATCAAACAGCGAACCGGAAACAGCCCAGACATTATTACTCGCACGTTGAAGCTCGACGATCGTCTTGATATTTCTACAGCCATCGTCTATGTAGAAGGTCTTGTTGACAATCCAACCATTAACGATTTTTTAGTGGAATTTATGGAGAATAAAGATGAATGTCAGAGAAAACTTCTTGGAGATGACGCATTAACGATTCTTTCTGAGGAACTGGTCTCGCTCGGTCATGTGAAAACGATTAAAGACTGGGATGGATTGTTCGAATCCTTATTGTCAGGAGACACCGTTATTTTCGTTGACGGGAAAAGCGAGGCGCTGATTGCCAGCACCAAAGGTGGGGAAAGACGGCCCGTTGAGCAACCTAGTAACGAGGTAACCATTCGAGGTTCCAAAGAGGGGTTCACAGAATCAATGGGGACAAATATCTCTCTCTTGCGTCGAATCATTACGAATCCAGATCTATGGGTAGAGCCGATGAAAATAGGCACCCAAACGAAAACGGCCGTTTCGATCATGTATATGAACGGCATTGCCGACAAAGATATTATAGAAGAAGTGCGTAACCGATTAAAACGGATCAACATCGATAGCATTCTTGAGTCGGGTTATATTGAATCACTGATTGAAGATGAACCCCTGACTGTGTTTCCGACAATCGCTTTTACAGAGAGACCGGATGTTGTTGCAGCAAATCTTCTTGAAGGAAGGGTTGCGATTTTTGTCAATGGAACGCCGTTTGTGTTGCTTGCCCCTGCGTTATTCATTCAGTTTTTCCAGGCGCCTGATGACTATTATGCACGATTTCCGATCTCCTCAGCCATCCGGTTATTACGGGTGCTCATGTTTTCACTGTCACTAATAGCCCCCTCTGTCTACGTTGCCGTTACGACGTTTCATCAGGAAATGATACCCACACAACTGCTTATCATTATCGCAGCACAGTCCGAATCTGTCCCATTTCCAGCAGTTGTCGAGGCAATTATCATGGAAGTAACGTTTGAAATTCTCCGAGAAGCCGGTATCCGAATGCCCGAAAAGATCAGTTCGACGATATCCATTGTCGGAGCTCTTGTGATCGGACAGGGGGCGATTCAGGCTGGAATTGTCTCGCCGGCGATGGTTATTATCGTTGCGATCACGGCAATCGCTAGTTTAGCAACCCCATCCTTTAACATGGCAGTCGCTGCCCGTTTGATACGATTTGGCTTAATAATAAGCGCTGCGATCGTTGGTTTTTACGGCATCCTCCTTGGATTAATAATGTTGATTGTTCATTTAGTCAGCCTGCGTTCAATGGGCGTTCCTTACCTGTCACCGCTTGCTCCATTCATACCAGCAAACTTTGGCGATACGCTTATCCGCATGCCACTGTGGAAATCTAAGGAAAGACCAAGACTCATTAGCCCAGAGAATCGAATTCTTCAAGGCGAAAACCAGAAGCCACAACCTCCTAGAGCTCGTGGAATGGTGAGGGCTGATACGAAAGAAGGAGAGTAG
- a CDS encoding Ger(x)C family spore germination protein, which translates to MLRKWGFLFIMCIGLTVLSGCWSSDQLSDLAIVSALAIDLNEEGQYLGTLQIINPGNIPGSLQGGVAGTSPTVTVYTATGDNLVEMDNRITSKISRRPFFAHTSLLIISEELAREEGISLILDALERGLEFRNTTRVVIARDTKAGDLAKVLTSVDKVPAENIRNLLESAELINGSTLNVNLQEVIKSLVTKGKEPLIGGASILGDKEKGGGMENLQSAKPDTVLEANGMAVFKEGKLIDWLDGEKARGTLWILDGVQTTTVNAEWENEEEALAYYVIREKTNISAEMREGKPTISINVRAEGDIRSVNVPIELTNPHVVLEVEKAFEKEIKEEIEAAIEVSQENKTDVLGFGEVVSRSHPKEWKVLEQKWNDRSFPELEVEVIVDAFIRRTGMRNNPHFIENAD; encoded by the coding sequence ATGTTGCGTAAGTGGGGTTTTCTTTTCATCATGTGTATAGGTCTCACAGTACTTTCTGGATGCTGGAGTAGTGATCAGTTAAGCGATCTGGCCATCGTTTCTGCTCTAGCGATTGATTTAAATGAAGAGGGTCAGTATTTGGGAACGTTACAAATCATCAATCCAGGAAACATACCCGGATCCCTTCAGGGTGGTGTGGCTGGGACAAGCCCGACGGTTACCGTCTATACCGCTACGGGAGACAACCTGGTTGAAATGGATAATCGTATTACATCCAAGATTTCACGAAGGCCTTTTTTCGCTCATACTAGTTTGTTGATTATCAGCGAGGAGCTTGCCAGAGAGGAGGGGATCAGCCTTATTTTAGATGCCCTTGAACGTGGTCTCGAATTCCGAAACACAACGAGGGTCGTGATTGCTCGGGATACAAAAGCAGGGGATCTCGCAAAAGTATTGACAAGCGTTGATAAAGTACCGGCTGAAAACATAAGGAACTTATTAGAATCTGCCGAACTGATAAACGGGTCAACACTAAATGTCAATCTTCAAGAGGTTATTAAATCCCTCGTTACTAAGGGGAAAGAACCATTAATTGGGGGGGCTTCGATACTGGGAGATAAAGAAAAAGGGGGGGGAATGGAGAATTTGCAATCCGCCAAACCCGATACAGTGCTAGAAGCCAATGGCATGGCTGTTTTTAAAGAAGGAAAGTTGATTGACTGGCTCGACGGGGAAAAAGCAAGAGGAACGCTATGGATATTGGATGGTGTCCAAACAACCACTGTGAACGCTGAGTGGGAAAATGAAGAAGAGGCCCTTGCCTATTACGTGATTCGCGAAAAGACGAACATATCCGCGGAAATGAGAGAAGGTAAGCCAACGATTTCAATCAACGTCCGTGCAGAAGGAGATATTCGCTCTGTAAACGTTCCTATTGAATTAACCAATCCTCATGTAGTACTCGAGGTGGAGAAGGCTTTTGAAAAAGAAATTAAGGAAGAGATCGAGGCGGCGATCGAGGTGTCACAGGAAAACAAAACGGATGTTTTGGGCTTTGGGGAAGTGGTGTCTCGTTCTCACCCAAAAGAATGGAAAGTGCTGGAGCAAAAGTGGAACGATCGTTCTTTCCCTGAATTAGAGGTAGAAGTGATCGTAGATGCATTTATACGCCGTACAGGGATGAGAAACAACCCGCATTTTATCGAGAACGCAGACTAG